From the genome of Deltaproteobacteria bacterium, one region includes:
- a CDS encoding radical SAM protein, which yields MKEKAIDRVLLIEPRSPAEHVFSRARIPRLGTILLGTMLRSQGYEARVLVEEISGSTTGEDLRWADAVCISSITSTIPRAFLLGDQAKEQGKKVIFGGPHVTFLPEEALHHGEFVVRGEGEETLTELLPALQGGKSLDGIVGLSYWEDGRPKHNTDRPLIQDLNTLPIPDFSLIKGWNSCQAVVPVATSRGCPYACKFCSVVTMFGRGYRTRSIDLIMEEIHANAAQANHLFFCDDNFAANPNRAKEVLRRMKAEGNHPEWSTQVRAESALDPEFLELLRETRCWGVYIGFESASAQVLKAYRKKQDEATMSKAIKAFHRHGIHIHGMFIVGADEDTPETIRETVRFSIKNRVDSAQFMMLTPLPGTETFQSLEKENRLLTRNWELYDGTHVVFQPRSMTGEELQETAYQALISFYSWKAILKRVIKLDLYYSYLRYYGRRLLKRAKTRMDNHRQWLSENFLEQVQKQFGPAWKFRGVRKVALIPGNATEAYQKFIASFLSRLGVEVIQGSDRPEFLQPLKEKVDLVVVPFLNYLQEEKKRLSPAWEQLRDGIKEKLPEGLLPIELVIDLKGGSLYRSFMSFGLLFSTNINKIRRAYHQAYQQLSPQLERVPIHL from the coding sequence ATGAAAGAAAAGGCCATAGACCGCGTATTATTGATAGAACCCCGTTCCCCAGCCGAACATGTCTTCAGCCGGGCCCGCATTCCCCGTTTAGGGACCATCCTCCTGGGCACCATGCTGCGGAGTCAGGGGTATGAGGCCAGAGTCCTGGTCGAGGAAATCTCCGGTTCGACCACCGGAGAGGACTTGCGCTGGGCTGATGCGGTTTGTATTTCCTCCATAACCAGTACCATCCCCAGGGCCTTTTTATTAGGGGACCAAGCCAAAGAACAAGGGAAAAAGGTTATTTTTGGTGGCCCCCACGTTACTTTTCTACCGGAGGAAGCCCTGCATCATGGTGAGTTCGTGGTTCGAGGGGAAGGAGAAGAAACCCTGACTGAACTGCTGCCTGCTTTACAAGGGGGAAAGAGCCTTGATGGAATCGTAGGGTTATCTTACTGGGAAGATGGCCGGCCAAAGCACAATACCGACCGCCCTTTGATTCAGGACCTGAATACCCTGCCGATACCGGATTTTTCTTTGATCAAAGGCTGGAACTCCTGCCAGGCTGTAGTTCCTGTGGCAACTTCCCGGGGCTGTCCCTATGCCTGTAAATTCTGTTCCGTGGTTACCATGTTCGGCCGGGGATACCGGACCCGGTCTATCGATCTGATCATGGAAGAGATTCACGCTAATGCCGCTCAAGCCAACCACCTTTTTTTCTGTGATGATAATTTTGCCGCCAACCCCAACAGGGCCAAAGAAGTCCTTCGCCGTATGAAGGCAGAAGGTAATCACCCCGAGTGGAGTACCCAGGTTCGCGCCGAATCGGCTTTGGATCCGGAATTTCTGGAACTGCTCAGGGAAACCAGATGCTGGGGTGTTTATATCGGCTTTGAAAGTGCCAGTGCCCAGGTTTTGAAGGCCTACCGAAAAAAACAGGACGAAGCTACTATGAGTAAGGCCATCAAGGCCTTTCATCGCCATGGGATTCATATCCACGGGATGTTTATTGTCGGAGCGGATGAGGATACCCCGGAAACCATCCGGGAGACGGTTCGTTTTTCCATTAAAAACCGGGTGGACTCGGCTCAATTCATGATGCTCACTCCCCTGCCGGGAACGGAAACCTTTCAGTCCCTGGAAAAGGAGAACCGTCTTCTGACCCGCAACTGGGAACTCTATGACGGCACCCACGTGGTTTTCCAACCCCGGTCCATGACCGGAGAAGAATTACAAGAAACGGCTTACCAGGCCCTGATCTCTTTTTATTCCTGGAAGGCCATTCTAAAACGGGTGATCAAGCTGGATCTTTATTACAGTTACCTGCGCTACTACGGAAGAAGGCTTCTTAAGAGGGCCAAGACGCGGATGGACAATCATCGCCAATGGCTGTCGGAAAATTTTTTGGAACAGGTCCAGAAACAATTCGGGCCGGCCTGGAAATTCCGGGGTGTGCGGAAGGTGGCCCTGATTCCTGGAAACGCCACCGAGGCCTACCAAAAGTTTATCGCCAGCTTTTTATCCCGCCTGGGGGTTGAGGTGATTCAGGGCAGCGACCGGCCGGAGTTTTTACAGCCCCTAAAAGAGAAGGTGGATCTGGTGGTGGTCCCTTTTTTGAATTATCTCCAGGAAGAGAAGAAGCGCCTTTCCCCTGCCTGGGAGCAGCTTCGGGACGGTATTAAAGAAAAACTCCCGGAAGGTCTTCTGCCCATTGAATTGGTCATCGATCTCAAGGGGGGCTCCCTTTACCGATCTTTTATGAGTTTCGGCCTTTTGTTTTCCACCAACATAAACAAAATCCGCCGGGCTTATCATCAGGCCTATCAACAACTAAGCCCCCAATTGGAGCGTGTCCCGATCCATCTTTAA
- a CDS encoding cupin domain-containing protein — protein MIIRTLEHLEVKATRYRAHDGGIAHMILDTRHLQTIMFLAHAFIPPGERLSGHIDPMEEIYIVQTGRGRMQVGEEIQSVGPGDAIHIAIGLYHELTNTGEEAMTILVVAGLIPG, from the coding sequence ATGATCATTCGTACTCTTGAACATCTTGAGGTTAAGGCTACCCGCTACCGGGCCCATGATGGCGGAATCGCCCACATGATCCTGGATACCCGGCACCTGCAGACCATAATGTTTTTAGCTCACGCTTTTATACCCCCTGGGGAACGGCTGAGCGGTCATATTGATCCTATGGAGGAGATCTATATCGTCCAGACCGGCCGGGGCCGGATGCAGGTAGGCGAAGAGATACAATCGGTAGGACCTGGGGACGCTATCCACATTGCCATCGGCCTATATCACGAGCTGACGAATACTGGAGAAGAAGCAATGACCATCCTGGTGGTTGCCGGACTGATCCCGGGGTGA
- a CDS encoding FAD-dependent oxidoreductase, translating to MIARSPEEFRTKQQIEVKLRHQVLAIDRARKEVRVAVLERGEEFLLPYDRLILATGARSRWLGIPGERAPNIFTLKEMSDGIRIRNFLDEVRPRRAVIIGAGYISLEMAEALRERGIETTLLYRGRFPYGGLEPEVGPIIVKELEDHGVRYLGQIQPRSFEGDGQRANHLVTDQGTFPADLFFVGVGVMPNSEMAREAGIHIGPSGGIEANSRMETNDPDIFTAGDCCEKLNRVTGQPVLAPLGDIANKEGRVAGENAVGGQVEFHGIIGAACVKVFGLEIGMAGINEDRAKKIGFSVVSQVVEGSSRVSFYPGAKTSLLKIVADQATGRILGGNWVGWDGEARKINTLAVALYQGMTLEEISRLDLAYAPPYSPVWDPLLIAANLLKRKVGSGVNV from the coding sequence TTGATTGCCAGGTCTCCGGAAGAATTTCGGACCAAACAGCAAATAGAGGTCAAACTCAGGCACCAGGTTCTGGCCATTGACCGGGCCCGGAAAGAGGTCCGGGTTGCCGTCCTGGAAAGGGGAGAGGAATTTTTACTGCCTTACGACCGCCTGATTCTGGCCACTGGGGCCCGTTCCCGATGGTTGGGAATCCCGGGGGAAAGGGCCCCAAATATTTTCACTTTAAAAGAAATGTCCGATGGGATTCGGATCCGAAATTTTCTGGATGAGGTAAGGCCACGCCGGGCGGTGATTATCGGCGCCGGCTATATCTCCCTGGAAATGGCCGAGGCCTTACGGGAAAGGGGAATCGAAACAACCCTTCTCTACCGGGGCCGATTCCCCTACGGCGGATTGGAACCGGAGGTGGGGCCGATCATCGTTAAGGAACTGGAAGATCATGGCGTCCGCTACCTTGGTCAGATCCAACCAAGGTCCTTCGAAGGCGATGGGCAGCGGGCCAATCATTTAGTGACCGATCAGGGGACCTTCCCGGCCGATCTTTTTTTTGTCGGAGTAGGCGTTATGCCCAATTCGGAAATGGCCCGCGAGGCCGGGATCCACATTGGCCCATCCGGCGGGATCGAGGCCAACAGCCGCATGGAGACCAATGATCCTGATATTTTTACCGCCGGAGATTGTTGTGAAAAACTCAACCGGGTGACCGGGCAACCGGTCCTGGCCCCTCTGGGGGATATAGCCAATAAAGAGGGCAGGGTGGCGGGAGAAAATGCCGTGGGTGGCCAGGTGGAATTTCATGGAATCATCGGGGCAGCCTGCGTCAAGGTCTTCGGCCTGGAAATCGGTATGGCCGGAATCAATGAAGACCGGGCCAAGAAGATCGGTTTTTCGGTAGTCAGCCAGGTGGTCGAAGGTTCTTCCCGGGTCAGCTTCTATCCCGGGGCAAAAACTTCCCTTTTAAAAATCGTGGCCGATCAGGCGACCGGCCGGATCCTCGGAGGAAATTGGGTGGGCTGGGACGGAGAGGCCCGCAAGATCAATACCCTGGCTGTGGCCCTCTACCAGGGAATGACCCTGGAAGAGATCTCCCGGTTGGATCTGGCCTATGCGCCCCCATACAGTCCGGTTTGGGACCCTTTGCTGATAGCGGCCAATTTGTTGAAGAGAAAAGTTGGGAGTGGTGTGAATGTTTAG
- a CDS encoding divergent polysaccharide deacetylase family protein, whose amino-acid sequence MAIVIDDLGYQKQMALDFIDLDIPLTLSFLPQAPFAREMANQAFQKGKETLLHLPMEPKAYPETDPGPGALLTSMTDGEIQKILEKDLDAFPQITGVNNHMGSRFTEDRDKMAVVLKTIKGRKLFFLDSRTTPQSAVLSAASLVGVKAIRRDIFLDHVSEKMAIGQQLEELIRLAQERGLAVACGHPYPQTLQAIKEKMPDLRDRVRLVPLSDLL is encoded by the coding sequence GTGGCCATTGTTATTGATGATCTGGGTTACCAGAAACAAATGGCCTTAGACTTTATCGATTTGGATATCCCATTAACCCTGTCCTTTTTGCCCCAAGCCCCCTTTGCCAGGGAAATGGCCAACCAGGCCTTCCAGAAGGGCAAAGAAACCTTGCTCCACCTGCCGATGGAACCCAAGGCCTATCCGGAAACCGATCCCGGCCCGGGAGCCTTATTGACCAGTATGACCGATGGGGAAATTCAAAAAATCCTGGAAAAAGATCTGGATGCTTTTCCGCAGATAACCGGGGTTAATAATCATATGGGGTCCCGTTTTACCGAAGACCGGGATAAGATGGCCGTGGTGTTAAAGACGATCAAGGGGAGGAAACTCTTTTTTTTAGACAGTCGGACCACGCCGCAATCTGCCGTCCTTTCGGCGGCTTCCCTGGTGGGCGTCAAGGCCATTCGGCGGGATATTTTTTTAGATCATGTTTCGGAAAAGATGGCTATCGGACAGCAGTTGGAAGAATTGATCCGTTTAGCCCAGGAACGGGGTTTGGCTGTAGCCTGTGGCCATCCATACCCGCAGACGCTTCAGGCCATAAAAGAAAAAATGCCTGATTTGCGGGACAGGGTGCGGCTGGTTCCCCTTTCAGATTTATTATAA
- a CDS encoding S41 family peptidase, with translation MRGSSKARYLGWILLVMTFFILTDNPREGINAADVEKTFPKIKLFSEALNEIQKKYVEEKDSKELIYGAIRGMMNTLDPHSTFLSPEEFKDLEIETSGIFSGIGIEITLKDGILTVVSPIEGTPADKAGLLPGDKILQIEEKSTKNMTLNDAVRMIRGAKGTKVNLTILHEGAKEPNKYSIVREVIPIKSVKSKMLEEGYGYVRISTFQEKTDDDVQSHLKKLESSKGGLKGLILDLRNDPGGLLNEAVKVADEFLESGLIVYTQGRLKEQNLKFYAHPNKVKRNFPLVVLVNEGSASASEIVAGALQDQKRAIVLGAPTFGKGSVQTIIPLDDNSGIKLTTARYYTPSGRSIQAKGIIPDILIKGKPLKKGEPLEKEPKFLREKDLERHMQEEGKGKESVPEPPQLDVKKALGDNGEDPQLTSALQLLKSWGVFSQIFKNSAP, from the coding sequence ATGAGAGGAAGCAGTAAGGCGCGTTATTTGGGGTGGATCCTTTTAGTCATGACCTTTTTCATTTTGACGGATAATCCCAGGGAGGGTATTAATGCCGCCGATGTAGAAAAGACCTTTCCAAAGATCAAACTCTTCAGCGAGGCATTGAATGAAATCCAAAAGAAGTACGTGGAGGAAAAAGATTCCAAGGAACTGATTTATGGGGCCATCCGGGGGATGATGAACACCCTGGATCCCCACTCTACTTTTCTCTCCCCCGAGGAATTTAAAGACCTGGAAATTGAAACATCCGGAATTTTCAGTGGGATTGGAATTGAAATCACTTTAAAGGATGGGATCTTGACGGTGGTTTCCCCGATTGAAGGGACCCCGGCCGACAAGGCCGGTTTGCTCCCCGGGGACAAAATCCTGCAAATTGAGGAAAAGAGCACCAAGAATATGACGTTGAATGATGCCGTTCGAATGATCCGGGGGGCCAAAGGGACCAAGGTCAACCTGACGATCCTCCACGAGGGGGCCAAGGAACCCAATAAATATTCGATCGTCCGGGAAGTCATCCCTATCAAAAGTGTCAAGTCCAAGATGCTCGAGGAAGGCTACGGTTATGTCCGGATCAGCACCTTCCAGGAAAAAACCGACGATGACGTTCAAAGCCATCTGAAAAAATTAGAATCCTCCAAGGGGGGGCTGAAGGGATTGATTCTGGATCTAAGGAATGATCCCGGCGGATTACTTAACGAGGCGGTGAAAGTGGCCGATGAATTTCTGGAATCGGGTCTGATCGTCTATACCCAGGGAAGACTCAAAGAACAGAATTTAAAATTTTATGCCCATCCCAATAAGGTCAAGCGTAATTTCCCTTTGGTGGTTTTAGTCAATGAAGGAAGTGCCAGTGCTTCGGAAATCGTGGCCGGGGCCCTGCAGGATCAGAAAAGGGCCATTGTTTTAGGGGCTCCCACTTTCGGTAAGGGTTCGGTGCAAACCATTATCCCTCTGGATGACAATTCAGGGATAAAATTAACCACGGCCCGTTATTATACCCCCAGCGGCCGTTCCATCCAGGCCAAAGGTATCATCCCCGATATCCTGATCAAGGGAAAACCTTTGAAAAAAGGGGAACCCTTGGAAAAGGAGCCCAAATTCCTTCGTGAAAAAGATTTGGAAAGACATATGCAGGAGGAAGGCAAAGGGAAAGAATCCGTTCCTGAACCTCCGCAGTTAGATGTAAAAAAGGCCCTCGGAGATAATGGGGAGGATCCTCAATTAACCAGTGCCCTTCAATTGTTGAAAAGCTGGGGGGTGTTTTCACAGATTTTTAAGAACTCGGCCCCTTAA
- a CDS encoding TolC family protein → MRKLKTSAGKCLSRVGAIGMVVLVWALPIWAEPNSGVFGLDESIERAFKESPQLRAAQEAILGAEFKKKQARTGFLPKLGTQYGYTYLNQAQTITIPAQNGGLVPESRLTIGSQNNYAFYVSLEQPVFTGMALTRAYELAGLGLDVSRIKFEQERVALAYKVKGAYWNILKALKVRLVAEQTVLQITDHVRVAQNFYDAGLIPLNDLLKSEVQLADARQNLIRAEHNLLFAQSNFNTLLRIPIEKETEVQDVLKYHPFQNSLEVCQTEALKKRPEIKEIETQIEMARKNIELAESEYFPQVGLQGRFKKQGDSPFVAGSPFVESDNWDVSATMKWNFWEWGRTHYLVQERIKQREQVKEALIQIKDLIRLEVKEAYLSLRESEKNIEVAEKAIQQAEENFRINQVRYREQVTTSLEVLDAQTLLTQAKNNTYQALYTYNLAHSSLLKAMGTW, encoded by the coding sequence ATGAGAAAGTTGAAGACTTCAGCAGGGAAATGTCTGTCCAGGGTGGGGGCGATAGGGATGGTTGTCCTCGTCTGGGCCTTGCCGATCTGGGCCGAACCCAACTCCGGGGTTTTCGGCCTGGATGAAAGTATTGAGCGAGCCTTTAAAGAAAGCCCGCAGTTACGGGCGGCCCAGGAAGCCATCCTGGGGGCGGAATTTAAGAAAAAGCAGGCCCGGACCGGATTCCTGCCCAAGTTAGGCACGCAATATGGCTATACCTATCTCAACCAGGCCCAAACCATTACGATTCCGGCCCAAAATGGCGGCCTGGTCCCGGAATCCCGTTTAACCATCGGATCTCAAAACAATTACGCCTTCTATGTTTCCCTGGAACAACCGGTCTTTACCGGGATGGCCTTGACCCGGGCCTATGAACTGGCCGGGTTAGGTTTGGATGTCTCGAGAATAAAGTTTGAACAAGAAAGGGTTGCTCTGGCCTATAAAGTCAAAGGAGCTTATTGGAACATCTTAAAAGCCCTGAAAGTTCGATTGGTGGCCGAGCAGACGGTCTTGCAAATTACCGACCATGTGCGGGTAGCTCAAAATTTTTATGACGCCGGTTTGATCCCCTTGAATGATTTGCTGAAGTCCGAGGTCCAATTGGCCGATGCCCGACAGAATTTGATACGGGCCGAACACAACCTTTTATTCGCCCAGTCCAATTTTAACACCTTATTACGGATTCCCATTGAAAAAGAGACGGAGGTCCAGGACGTATTAAAGTATCATCCCTTCCAGAATTCTCTGGAGGTCTGCCAGACCGAAGCCCTTAAAAAAAGACCTGAAATTAAGGAGATTGAAACCCAGATCGAGATGGCCCGAAAAAATATCGAGCTGGCTGAAAGTGAATATTTCCCCCAAGTTGGTTTACAGGGCCGATTTAAAAAACAGGGGGACAGTCCCTTCGTGGCCGGAAGTCCCTTTGTTGAATCCGATAACTGGGATGTTTCGGCCACCATGAAATGGAATTTCTGGGAATGGGGACGGACCCACTATTTAGTCCAGGAACGGATTAAACAAAGGGAACAGGTCAAAGAGGCCTTGATCCAGATCAAGGACCTTATCCGCCTGGAGGTGAAGGAAGCCTATCTTTCTTTAAGGGAATCGGAAAAGAATATCGAGGTGGCGGAGAAGGCCATCCAGCAAGCTGAGGAAAATTTCAGGATCAATCAGGTTCGATACCGGGAGCAGGTGACGACTTCCCTGGAAGTCCTGGATGCCCAGACTTTGTTGACCCAGGCCAAGAATAACACCTATCAGGCCCTATATACTTACAACCTGGCCCATTCCAGCTTGTTAAAGGCCATGGGAACGTGGTAA
- a CDS encoding glycosyltransferase family 2 protein, with the protein MDLSVIIPVFNEAKNIPILLKELKEVLEPSEYSYEILCVDDGSLDETFNILKEAVSQWNFLKVVRLRKNFGQTAALSAGFDLAEGDIIITMDGDLQNDPRDIPSLVKKIKEGYDLVSGWREKRQDPFLSRRLPSMIANKIISWVTGVNLHDYGCTLKAFKKDVAKHIRLYGEMHRFIPAIASWIGVTIAEIPVNHRSRKFGRSKYGISRTIRVVLDLITVKFLLTYSTRPIHVFGLWGFFSGLVGLGLAAYLTIQRLFFAIPLANRPILLLAILLIFIGIQFISMGLLGELQVRTYHESQGKPIYYIKEIFERENKENP; encoded by the coding sequence TTGGACCTGAGCGTTATTATACCTGTTTTTAATGAGGCAAAAAATATCCCCATCCTCTTAAAGGAATTGAAAGAGGTTCTGGAGCCTTCTGAATATTCTTATGAGATTTTATGTGTGGATGACGGCAGTCTGGATGAGACCTTTAATATTCTGAAGGAAGCGGTTTCTCAATGGAATTTTCTGAAAGTGGTCCGTCTAAGGAAGAATTTCGGCCAAACCGCTGCCCTTTCAGCCGGGTTTGATCTGGCCGAAGGAGACATCATTATAACCATGGACGGAGATCTGCAAAATGATCCAAGAGACATCCCGTCCCTGGTAAAAAAAATAAAGGAAGGTTATGACCTGGTCAGCGGCTGGCGGGAAAAGCGTCAGGATCCTTTCCTTTCCAGACGACTTCCCTCCATGATTGCCAACAAAATCATCTCCTGGGTCACCGGAGTGAATCTCCACGATTACGGATGTACCTTGAAGGCCTTTAAGAAGGATGTGGCCAAACACATCCGCTTGTATGGAGAGATGCACCGCTTTATCCCGGCTATTGCCAGTTGGATCGGGGTAACCATTGCCGAAATACCGGTCAACCACCGATCCAGGAAATTCGGCCGCTCCAAGTATGGCATCTCCCGGACTATTCGAGTCGTCCTGGATTTGATAACAGTCAAGTTTTTGCTGACCTATTCCACCCGTCCGATTCATGTTTTTGGTCTTTGGGGGTTTTTTTCCGGGCTGGTCGGTTTGGGTCTGGCGGCCTATCTAACCATTCAGCGGCTTTTTTTCGCTATTCCCCTGGCCAACCGACCCATCCTCCTTTTGGCTATCCTTTTGATTTTTATAGGTATTCAATTTATCAGCATGGGTCTTTTAGGCGAACTTCAGGTCCGGACCTATCATGAATCCCAAGGGAAACCCATTTATTATATTAAAGAGATTTTTGAACGCGAAAACAAAGAGAATCCATAA
- the mgtE gene encoding magnesium transporter, which produces MNERGYLLLQETIERLLRRNAYFHLNKVLKKTHPADIAHLLTLLNERSARSVFEHLPDKEIAANVLSELEPGFRSGFLQELEVSRLVEILSVMADDDAADLLADLPEERRQEILGLLSAEHTEEVSELLAYAEGTAGRIMTSDFLVLPKTLSAQSAIQEVRKAAEKEMVFYLYVTDEEGHLSGVLSLRQLVTAPDYTPLEKIMTEDVVKVNVTTDQEEVARLVSRYNLLAIPVVDHSNLLVGIITVDDVIDVLREEATEDMLKMAGTSGEEISYSSVWKNAKARLPWLFASWIGGIIAMNVIGAFGAGFSHHIAIFAILATFIPVVNGMGGNVGTQSLSIIVRGLATGRVDSKSIGREIFRESKVGLLLGVTYGVLLALAGMLFTREIYVGVVAGIAICINMILASVLGTFLPLIAAKFKVDPAVASGPFIATSIDVFGATIFFLIAYLLII; this is translated from the coding sequence ATGAACGAACGGGGATACCTACTGCTTCAGGAAACCATCGAGCGGCTATTGCGCCGCAATGCCTATTTCCATCTGAACAAGGTCCTCAAGAAAACACACCCGGCCGATATTGCCCATCTCTTAACGCTGCTTAACGAACGTTCCGCCCGCAGCGTCTTCGAACACCTCCCGGATAAAGAAATAGCCGCCAACGTCCTGTCGGAATTGGAACCCGGATTCCGCAGTGGGTTTCTGCAGGAACTGGAAGTCAGCCGCCTGGTTGAAATTCTCTCTGTCATGGCCGATGACGACGCGGCCGATCTCCTGGCCGACCTGCCGGAAGAACGCCGCCAGGAAATCCTGGGACTTTTGTCAGCCGAACACACCGAAGAGGTATCTGAACTACTGGCCTATGCCGAAGGCACCGCCGGGCGGATCATGACCTCGGACTTCCTGGTCCTCCCCAAAACCCTGAGCGCCCAAAGTGCCATCCAGGAAGTCCGTAAGGCCGCGGAAAAAGAGATGGTCTTCTATTTGTACGTAACGGATGAAGAAGGCCACCTTTCCGGAGTCCTCTCCCTGCGCCAGCTCGTCACCGCCCCGGATTACACGCCCCTGGAAAAAATCATGACCGAGGATGTGGTAAAAGTGAATGTGACCACCGATCAGGAGGAGGTGGCCCGGCTGGTCTCCCGATACAATCTCCTGGCCATCCCGGTGGTGGACCACAGCAACCTTCTGGTGGGCATCATTACCGTGGACGATGTCATCGACGTCTTGCGAGAAGAGGCCACTGAAGATATGCTGAAGATGGCCGGCACCTCGGGAGAGGAAATCAGCTATTCTTCCGTCTGGAAGAACGCCAAGGCCCGGCTCCCCTGGTTATTCGCCTCCTGGATCGGGGGAATCATCGCCATGAATGTCATTGGGGCCTTCGGTGCCGGGTTTAGCCACCATATCGCCATATTTGCCATCCTGGCCACCTTTATCCCTGTCGTGAACGGGATGGGGGGGAATGTGGGGACACAGAGTTTATCGATCATCGTTCGTGGTCTGGCAACCGGGCGGGTCGACAGCAAGTCGATCGGGAGGGAAATTTTCAGGGAATCCAAGGTAGGCTTGCTGCTCGGGGTCACTTACGGTGTTTTGCTGGCACTGGCAGGAATGCTGTTCACCCGGGAGATTTACGTCGGGGTGGTTGCCGGGATCGCCATCTGCATCAACATGATCCTGGCCTCTGTTCTGGGCACCTTCCTCCCTTTGATTGCCGCTAAATTTAAAGTCGACCCGGCTGTAGCCTCCGGTCCTTTCATCGCCACCAGTATCGACGTATTCGGCGCCACAATCTTTTTCCTCATTGCCTATTTATTGATCATTTAA